The following proteins are encoded in a genomic region of Chryseobacterium cucumeris:
- a CDS encoding peptide chain release factor 3, translating into MSDLIKEIQKRKTFGIISHPDAGKTTLTEKLLLFGGAIQEAGAVKSNKIKKGATSDFMEIERQRGISVATSVLAFEYRDHKINILDTPGHKDFAEDTYRTLTAVDSVIVVIDVAKGVEEQTEKLVQVCRMRNIPMLVFINKLDREGKDAFDLLDEVEQKLGLTVCPLSLPIGMGSDFQGIYNIWENNIQLFLEEKKQKVGDSIKFDDINDTSIDDVIGEKAAKNLREELDLIQSVYPEFNRDDYMKGDLQPVFFGSALNNFGVRELLDAFIDIAPMPQPKESDTRLVKPEESTFTGFVFKIHANMDPKHRDRLAFVKIVSGTFRRNENYLLVREGKKMKFSSPNAFFADKKEVVEESFPGDIVGLHDTGSFRIGDTLTGGEKLSFKGIPSFSPEHFRYINNNDPLKAKQLAKGIDQLMDEGVAQLFTLEMNGRKIIGTVGALQYEVIQYRLEHEYGAKCTYEPLSMHKACWVEADEKSEEFKEFARLKQRFLARDKYNQLVFLADSSFTIHMTQEKFPNVKLHFISEFRES; encoded by the coding sequence ATGTCAGACTTAATCAAAGAAATACAAAAAAGAAAGACCTTCGGGATCATTTCCCACCCGGATGCCGGAAAAACAACTCTTACAGAAAAGTTACTTCTTTTCGGGGGAGCGATTCAGGAAGCAGGTGCGGTAAAATCCAACAAAATAAAAAAAGGAGCTACCTCCGACTTTATGGAAATTGAACGACAGAGAGGAATCTCTGTAGCGACTTCTGTATTGGCATTTGAATATAGAGATCATAAAATCAACATTCTCGATACTCCGGGTCACAAAGACTTTGCTGAGGATACGTACAGAACATTAACTGCTGTAGACTCCGTAATCGTTGTAATTGACGTTGCAAAAGGGGTTGAGGAACAGACGGAAAAGCTGGTTCAGGTATGTAGAATGAGAAACATTCCGATGCTGGTTTTCATTAATAAACTGGATCGTGAAGGTAAGGATGCTTTCGATCTGCTGGATGAAGTAGAACAAAAACTGGGTTTAACCGTTTGTCCGCTTTCTTTACCGATTGGTATGGGAAGTGACTTCCAGGGAATTTATAACATATGGGAAAACAATATTCAGTTATTCCTGGAAGAGAAAAAGCAGAAAGTTGGAGATTCTATTAAGTTTGATGATATCAATGATACTTCAATTGATGATGTTATTGGTGAAAAAGCGGCCAAAAATTTAAGGGAAGAACTTGATCTGATCCAGTCTGTTTATCCTGAATTTAATCGTGATGATTATATGAAAGGTGATCTTCAGCCGGTATTTTTCGGTTCTGCTTTAAATAATTTTGGAGTACGTGAACTATTAGATGCTTTCATTGATATTGCTCCGATGCCGCAGCCAAAGGAAAGTGATACCCGTCTGGTAAAACCTGAGGAAAGTACTTTCACAGGATTTGTTTTCAAAATCCATGCGAATATGGATCCTAAGCACAGAGACCGACTTGCATTCGTGAAGATTGTTTCAGGAACATTCAGGAGAAACGAAAATTATTTACTGGTAAGAGAAGGGAAAAAAATGAAATTCTCCTCTCCCAACGCATTCTTTGCTGATAAAAAAGAGGTGGTAGAAGAAAGTTTCCCGGGTGATATCGTTGGTTTACATGATACGGGAAGTTTCAGAATCGGAGATACATTAACAGGTGGAGAGAAATTAAGCTTCAAAGGAATTCCAAGCTTCTCTCCTGAACATTTCCGTTATATCAATAATAATGATCCTTTAAAAGCCAAACAATTAGCTAAAGGTATTGATCAGCTGATGGATGAAGGGGTTGCACAGCTGTTTACCCTTGAAATGAACGGAAGAAAGATCATCGGAACCGTAGGAGCACTACAGTACGAAGTTATCCAGTACCGTTTGGAACATGAATATGGCGCAAAATGTACTTACGAACCTCTATCCATGCACAAAGCCTGTTGGGTAGAAGCTGACGAAAAATCTGAAGAGTTCAAAGAATTTGCAAGATTAAAGCAGAGATTCCTGGCGAGAGATAAATACAATCAATTGGTATTCCTGGCGGATTCTTCATTCACCATTCATATGACGCAGGAGAAATTCCCGAATGTGAAGTTACACTTCATCAGTGAGTTCAGAGAAAGTTAA
- a CDS encoding DUF4349 domain-containing protein yields MKKFILLAAAAGTFIMCKKAEATQDRINEAIHSADSAVTVATETIDHVSKTADKVLDSASIKIKDFENSKNDIRQKVENTSKMVDSLSDKIANTKLESKIEKKDSIAKKSEKIAAKVPAPKVIKETKIIYKEKPKNGSYELNMPQDKMVKSGYLSITAENVETVKEIIREEISRNNGYIKSENLSYVESAYLHGENQKVYSLDIKVPMQHFDSLMNAINSNVGDIDTKDIQISGRNYTDNAICTINVNISEKAKTETEPETFGGKSLAAIESGWNVITSIFLFILPLWPLFLIAGIGYYFYKKKNGNTADRDSH; encoded by the coding sequence ATGAAAAAGTTCATCTTACTCGCTGCTGCAGCAGGCACTTTCATTATGTGTAAAAAGGCAGAAGCTACACAGGATAGAATCAATGAAGCCATCCATTCGGCGGACAGTGCTGTCACTGTTGCTACAGAAACCATAGATCATGTCAGTAAAACGGCTGATAAAGTCCTGGACTCAGCCAGTATTAAAATAAAAGATTTTGAAAATTCGAAAAACGACATCCGTCAAAAGGTAGAAAACACTTCCAAAATGGTAGATTCTTTATCGGATAAAATTGCGAATACAAAACTGGAATCCAAAATAGAGAAAAAAGATTCTATAGCAAAGAAATCTGAAAAAATTGCAGCAAAAGTTCCGGCTCCCAAGGTTATTAAAGAAACCAAAATCATCTATAAAGAAAAGCCTAAGAACGGCAGTTACGAACTGAATATGCCACAAGATAAAATGGTAAAATCAGGATATCTATCTATAACCGCAGAGAATGTGGAGACAGTAAAGGAAATCATCAGAGAAGAAATCAGCAGAAATAACGGCTATATCAAAAGTGAAAATCTTTCTTATGTAGAATCCGCCTATCTGCATGGGGAAAACCAAAAAGTATACAGTCTGGATATCAAAGTTCCTATGCAACATTTTGACAGTTTAATGAATGCTATTAACAGCAATGTTGGAGATATTGACACAAAAGATATTCAGATTTCAGGACGAAACTATACGGACAATGCAATCTGTACGATCAATGTAAATATCAGTGAGAAAGCTAAAACAGAAACAGAGCCTGAAACCTTCGGTGGAAAATCCCTGGCAGCCATTGAATCCGGATGGAATGTTATTACTTCTATATTCCTGTTTATCCTGCCGCTGTGGCCTTTATTTCTTATTGCCGGCATTGGATATTATTTCTATAAAAAGAAGAATGGGAACACCGCTGATCGTGATTCTCATTAG
- a CDS encoding acyl-CoA dehydrogenase: MDFNLSEEQLMIQQAARDFAQNELLPGVIERDRDQKFPAEQVKKMGEMGLLGMMVDPKYGGAGMDSVSYVLAMEEIAKVDASAAVVMSVNNSLVCAGLEKFASEEQKVKYLTPLASGQVIGAFALSEPEAGSDATSQKTTAEDKGDYYLLNGIKNWITNGGTATYYIVIAQTDPEKKHKGINAFIVERGWEGFEIGPKEDKLGIRGSDTHSLIFNNVKVPKENRIGEDGFGFNFAMAVLNGGRIGIASQALGIASGAYELALKYAKTRKAFKTEIINHQAIAFKLADMATQITAARMLCFKAACEKDAGKDISESGAMAKLYSSQVAMDTTIEAVQIHGGYGYVKEYHVERLMRDAKITQIYEGTSEIQKIVISRSIAK; this comes from the coding sequence ATGGACTTTAATTTATCGGAAGAACAGCTGATGATTCAGCAGGCAGCAAGAGACTTTGCACAGAACGAACTTTTACCTGGAGTGATTGAAAGAGACCGTGACCAGAAATTCCCTGCTGAACAGGTGAAGAAAATGGGAGAAATGGGACTTTTAGGAATGATGGTAGATCCAAAATACGGCGGTGCAGGTATGGACAGCGTTTCTTACGTGCTTGCTATGGAAGAAATTGCAAAAGTAGATGCTTCTGCAGCTGTTGTAATGTCTGTAAACAACTCATTGGTTTGTGCCGGTCTTGAAAAATTCGCTTCTGAAGAGCAAAAAGTAAAATATCTTACTCCACTGGCCAGCGGGCAGGTAATCGGAGCATTTGCATTATCTGAGCCGGAAGCTGGTTCTGATGCTACTTCTCAGAAAACTACAGCTGAAGACAAAGGAGATTACTATCTTTTAAATGGTATCAAAAACTGGATCACGAACGGTGGAACAGCTACTTATTATATCGTAATTGCTCAGACAGATCCTGAGAAAAAACACAAAGGAATCAATGCTTTTATCGTTGAAAGAGGATGGGAAGGATTTGAAATCGGACCAAAAGAAGACAAATTAGGAATCAGAGGAAGTGATACCCACTCTTTGATCTTTAATAACGTAAAAGTTCCAAAAGAAAACAGAATTGGTGAAGACGGGTTCGGATTCAACTTTGCTATGGCAGTGTTGAATGGAGGAAGAATCGGTATTGCTTCTCAGGCGCTGGGTATTGCTTCAGGGGCTTACGAACTGGCACTGAAATATGCTAAAACAAGAAAAGCTTTCAAAACTGAAATCATCAACCACCAGGCGATTGCATTCAAATTGGCTGATATGGCAACTCAGATCACTGCTGCTAGAATGTTATGTTTCAAAGCTGCGTGTGAAAAAGATGCAGGAAAAGATATCTCTGAAAGCGGAGCTATGGCAAAATTATACTCTTCTCAGGTGGCAATGGATACTACTATTGAAGCAGTACAGATCCATGGAGGATATGGATACGTGAAAGAATACCACGTAGAAAGATTAATGAGAGATGCGAAAATCACTCAGATCTATGAAGGAACTTCTGAAATTCAGAAAATCGTTATTTCAAGAAGCATCGCAAAATAA
- a CDS encoding AMP-dependent synthetase/ligase, producing the protein MTIKRLFDIPHYALEKYPKTDIFVTKYHGEWKKTSTQEFINEGNKVSRGLLKLGIKPGDKIALITTNSRTEWAIMDFGLSQIGVVSVPVYPSISPEDYEFIFNNAEIQYCFVSDKELLNKVMKVKHNIPSLQGIFTFDSISGAANWREILDLGKDESTQIEVDDLSNAINTEDLATIIYTSGTTGRPKGVMLTHNNIVSNILGSIPRIPKKRGFDYKDARALSFLPICHIFERMLFYLYQYNGFSLYFAESIEKMGENVKEVKPHYMTVVPRLVEKVYDKIYNTGSSAGGLKSKIFFWALNLITKKKTISKPSGLQEIIADKLVFSKWREGLGGEIVTLVSGSAALSTRLNLMFQNAGIPILEGYGLTETSPVISVNSFDKMKVGTVGIPLDNLKVKIQEDGEITVKGPSVFKGYFRNEEMTKEAFTEDGFFKTGDIGHIDSDGFLQITDRKKEMFKTSGGKYIAPQTIENLAKASKFIEQIMVVGDGEKMPCALVQPDFEFAKNWAMRNNLNLGSTPEEIAKSPELKQRIEKEIEGINEHLGNWEKIKKIELTPEVWSIESGLLTPTLKLKRKAVKEKFIALYNKMYDHHD; encoded by the coding sequence ATGACAATCAAGAGATTATTCGATATTCCACACTATGCTTTAGAAAAATATCCTAAAACGGATATATTTGTAACCAAATATCATGGGGAGTGGAAAAAAACTTCTACACAGGAGTTTATTAATGAGGGAAATAAGGTATCCAGAGGATTATTGAAGCTTGGTATAAAACCAGGGGATAAAATCGCTTTAATTACAACCAATTCCCGCACAGAATGGGCCATTATGGATTTCGGACTTTCTCAGATCGGGGTTGTTTCAGTACCGGTTTATCCAAGTATTTCTCCTGAAGATTATGAATTCATCTTCAATAATGCTGAAATCCAGTATTGTTTTGTTTCTGATAAAGAGCTGTTGAATAAAGTAATGAAAGTAAAACATAATATTCCGAGTTTGCAGGGAATTTTTACTTTTGACAGTATCAGCGGGGCTGCCAACTGGAGAGAAATTCTGGATCTGGGCAAGGACGAATCTACACAAATTGAAGTGGATGATCTTTCTAATGCGATCAATACAGAAGATCTGGCAACGATCATTTATACTTCCGGAACCACCGGAAGACCTAAAGGAGTAATGCTTACCCATAATAATATTGTTTCAAACATATTGGGATCCATTCCAAGAATTCCAAAAAAGAGAGGCTTTGATTACAAAGATGCCAGAGCATTAAGCTTCCTTCCTATCTGCCATATTTTTGAAAGAATGCTTTTCTATCTTTATCAGTACAATGGTTTTTCTCTTTATTTTGCTGAAAGTATCGAGAAAATGGGTGAAAACGTAAAAGAAGTGAAGCCTCATTATATGACCGTAGTTCCGAGACTGGTAGAAAAGGTATATGACAAAATCTATAATACAGGATCTTCAGCCGGAGGATTAAAATCCAAAATATTCTTCTGGGCATTGAATCTGATCACCAAAAAGAAAACCATTTCAAAGCCATCCGGACTTCAGGAAATCATCGCAGACAAGCTTGTATTTTCTAAATGGAGAGAAGGTTTAGGCGGTGAAATCGTAACTTTGGTTTCAGGATCTGCTGCACTATCTACAAGACTTAATTTAATGTTCCAGAATGCCGGAATTCCAATTCTTGAAGGGTATGGTTTGACAGAAACATCACCTGTAATCTCTGTGAACAGTTTTGATAAGATGAAAGTGGGAACCGTAGGAATTCCATTGGATAATTTAAAGGTTAAAATTCAGGAAGATGGTGAAATTACGGTAAAAGGGCCATCTGTATTCAAAGGATATTTCCGGAATGAGGAAATGACAAAAGAAGCTTTCACAGAGGATGGTTTCTTCAAGACCGGGGATATCGGACATATCGATAGTGACGGATTTTTACAGATCACAGATCGTAAGAAAGAAATGTTCAAGACTTCCGGTGGAAAGTATATTGCTCCCCAGACTATTGAAAACCTGGCAAAAGCTTCAAAATTTATAGAGCAGATTATGGTGGTAGGTGATGGTGAAAAAATGCCATGTGCTTTGGTACAGCCTGATTTTGAATTTGCAAAAAACTGGGCTATGAGAAATAATCTTAATTTAGGCTCAACACCTGAAGAAATTGCAAAAAGCCCTGAATTGAAGCAAAGAATTGAAAAGGAAATCGAAGGCATTAATGAACACCTTGGAAACTGGGAGAAAATCAAAAAAATTGAGCTTACTCCTGAAGTATGGAGCATTGAAAGCGGATTACTCACTCCAACATTAAAACTGAAAAGAAAGGCCGTAAAAGAGAAATTTATTGCTTTGTATAATAAGATGTACGATCATCATGATTAA
- a CDS encoding zinc ribbon domain-containing protein: MAKTNDISVEEKLRALYDLQIIDSRLDEIRNTRGELPIEVEDLEIEIEGLEKRAEKFHADIKDQEDQIKTKHEVINHAKTLIEKYKSQQDNVRNNKEFEALGKEMEFQELEIQLAEKRIKEFGAKIAHKNETLAELNAKIDDLKSHLKFKKEELDGLISETQKEEEYLLEQSKEFAAKIDERLLASYNRIRTNSINGLAVVGLERGAPKGSFFTIPPQKQMEIAQRKKIIIDEHSGKILVDDELVMEENEKMKSVIKF, encoded by the coding sequence ATGGCAAAAACCAACGATATTTCAGTTGAAGAAAAATTAAGAGCTTTATACGATTTACAGATCATTGATTCAAGATTGGATGAAATCCGAAATACTAGAGGAGAATTGCCAATTGAAGTTGAAGATCTTGAAATCGAGATTGAAGGTCTTGAAAAAAGAGCTGAAAAATTTCATGCTGATATCAAAGATCAGGAAGATCAGATCAAAACAAAGCATGAAGTAATTAACCATGCTAAAACTTTAATTGAGAAATACAAATCTCAGCAGGATAATGTAAGAAACAATAAAGAGTTTGAAGCATTAGGAAAGGAAATGGAATTCCAGGAGCTGGAAATTCAGCTTGCTGAAAAAAGAATTAAAGAATTCGGAGCTAAAATTGCTCACAAAAACGAAACTTTAGCTGAACTGAATGCAAAGATCGACGATTTGAAAAGCCACTTAAAGTTCAAGAAAGAAGAATTGGATGGTTTGATCTCTGAAACTCAGAAAGAAGAAGAATATCTTTTAGAGCAGTCTAAAGAATTTGCAGCTAAAATCGATGAGAGATTATTGGCTTCTTACAACAGAATCAGAACAAACTCTATCAACGGTCTTGCTGTTGTAGGATTAGAAAGAGGTGCTCCAAAAGGATCTTTCTTCACTATTCCTCCTCAGAAGCAAATGGAAATTGCTCAGAGAAAGAAAATCATCATTGATGAGCACTCTGGAAAAATCCTTGTTGATGATGAGTTGGTAATGGAAGAAAACGAAAAAATGAAATCTGTAATTAAATTCTAA
- a CDS encoding Nif3-like dinuclear metal center hexameric protein: MKLKTVIAKIEEEISIRQAEDFDNVGLLCGVYDRDVSGILVCHDALENVVDEAIERNCNLIVCFHPIIFSGLKSLTGKNYVERAVLKAIENKVAIYAIHTAFDNDFFGVNHGICSQLGLKNMKILQPKENNLKQLTVFVPKEYSEKVKEAMFSAGAGNIGFYDECSFTVNGNGTFRPVEGSNPFSGQQGIRENADEDMISVIFEGFKQGQIVGAMKSAHPYEEVAYQVYSLDNKNHHAGLGMYGDLEEEMDEKDFLGFVKEKFGLEVIKHSSFNNKKIKRVGVLGGSGASGIRSAAARKCDAYLTGDLKYHDYFLAESKMLICDIGHYESEQFVAQQLFEILSQKFSTFAISKSIEKTNPVNYFI; this comes from the coding sequence ATGAAGCTAAAAACTGTAATTGCAAAGATTGAAGAGGAGATAAGCATCAGGCAGGCAGAAGATTTTGATAATGTAGGATTGCTGTGTGGTGTTTATGATCGTGATGTATCAGGAATTCTGGTTTGTCATGATGCGCTGGAAAATGTAGTAGATGAGGCGATTGAGAGAAACTGTAATCTGATTGTGTGCTTTCATCCCATTATATTTTCCGGATTAAAATCTTTAACAGGGAAAAATTATGTAGAGCGGGCCGTTTTAAAAGCTATTGAAAATAAAGTAGCAATCTATGCTATCCACACTGCATTTGACAATGATTTCTTTGGAGTGAACCACGGTATATGCAGTCAGTTAGGATTAAAGAATATGAAGATTCTTCAGCCCAAAGAAAATAACTTAAAGCAGTTAACGGTTTTTGTTCCTAAAGAGTATTCGGAAAAAGTAAAAGAAGCCATGTTCTCAGCCGGAGCAGGAAATATAGGATTCTATGACGAATGCAGTTTTACAGTGAATGGTAATGGGACATTCAGGCCTGTGGAAGGCTCAAATCCGTTTTCCGGACAGCAGGGTATTCGTGAAAATGCAGATGAAGATATGATTTCTGTAATTTTTGAAGGCTTTAAACAAGGGCAGATTGTAGGCGCTATGAAGTCAGCACACCCTTATGAAGAAGTAGCCTATCAGGTTTATAGTCTGGATAATAAAAATCATCATGCCGGATTGGGAATGTACGGTGATCTGGAAGAGGAAATGGATGAAAAAGATTTCCTTGGGTTTGTAAAAGAAAAATTTGGACTGGAGGTGATCAAACATTCTTCTTTTAACAATAAAAAAATCAAAAGAGTGGGGGTTCTGGGAGGCTCGGGAGCAAGTGGGATAAGATCTGCAGCGGCCAGAAAATGTGATGCTTACCTTACAGGAGATCTTAAATATCACGATTATTTTTTAGCAGAGTCTAAAATGCTGATCTGTGATATAGGACATTATGAGTCCGAACAATTTGTTGCTCAACAATTATTTGAAATTTTATCACAAAAATTTAGTACATTTGCAATTTCAAAATCTATTGAAAAAACAAACCCAGTAAATTATTTCATTTAA
- a CDS encoding ion transporter — MEREHNLIPEETLWKRFLYRIIYRSDTKLGKLFDIILLFLILASTAIIMMESVPKLDKRFHYTFLILEWIISIFFTIEYSMRIAVVKNKRSYIFSFFGIIDFLALVPFFLSFFFPITKYFLIFRMLRMLRIFRIFNLLDFMNDGYFIVRALKNSSRKIYIFLLFLIIFSVIVGSLMFMVEGGRPGFETIPQSIYWAVVTVTTVGYGDVSPITPLGKFFAVILMLAGYSIIAVPTGIVTAEMRNKRQNLEMVCERCGNEDIDDDARYCKKCGKKLA, encoded by the coding sequence ATGGAAAGAGAACATAATCTTATTCCTGAGGAGACTCTATGGAAAAGATTCCTTTACCGGATAATTTATCGCTCCGATACGAAGCTTGGAAAACTGTTCGATATCATATTATTGTTTTTAATTCTTGCAAGTACTGCCATTATTATGATGGAAAGTGTACCTAAGCTTGATAAGAGATTCCATTATACTTTTCTGATTCTTGAATGGATCATCTCCATTTTCTTTACAATAGAATATTCCATGCGGATTGCAGTGGTAAAAAATAAGCGGAGCTATATATTCAGTTTTTTCGGAATTATAGATTTTCTGGCTCTGGTTCCCTTTTTTCTTAGTTTTTTCTTTCCTATTACCAAGTATTTTCTGATTTTCAGAATGTTGAGAATGTTGAGAATATTCAGGATTTTCAATTTACTGGATTTTATGAATGACGGGTATTTCATTGTAAGGGCTTTAAAGAACAGTTCGAGAAAAATTTACATTTTCCTTCTGTTCCTAATCATTTTCTCAGTCATTGTAGGCTCACTTATGTTTATGGTAGAAGGTGGAAGACCTGGATTTGAAACGATACCGCAATCTATCTATTGGGCAGTCGTTACGGTAACTACTGTAGGATATGGTGATGTATCTCCTATTACGCCTTTAGGCAAGTTTTTTGCGGTTATTCTTATGTTGGCCGGTTATTCTATCATCGCAGTTCCTACCGGTATTGTAACAGCAGAAATGAGAAACAAAAGACAAAACCTGGAAATGGTATGCGAACGCTGTGGCAATGAGGATATTGATGATGATGCAAGGTATTGTAAGAAATGTGGCAAGAAATTAGCTTAA
- a CDS encoding GEVED domain-containing protein — MRNFLLVGFLMAGFLSSAQTYCTPAFASGCSGGDVIDSFAIPGAGFDHPNTGCSTDAYGDYTSMTINLSAGLSYDFSVKHDYSDQNVRIWIDFNNDGTFDDAAPELVATASSTLVGGNNITAGLITIPATVTPGTYRMRVGDRFSSDPIPCNTDGYGEAHDYTVNIGALPTCFAPSALTVSAVTANSAQIGWTAPSSAPGSGYEYYYSTSSTYPTATTVVSGSINGLTTNLPSLAPATTYHVWVRSVCSTSNKSAWSQMATFMTSCVAVGVPYALDFESITPPEMPDCTSVINDGAGNMWETGDLDAQGFTGNVLQYSYDYANNADTWFFTNGINLTAGTTYRIKYKYANAEGTVYAEKLKVAYGTSATSAGMVNTLADHPDIVTSTATSAFVNFTPAATGVYYFGFQAYSDANMNQLYVDDIKIDVAPACSEPNALVVSNITAAGATVSWAAATPVPANGYDIYYSTTNTAPTATSTPNFTGVTATTYNIPGLASSSVYYVWVRSACSATSKSAWSDSATFATLCSSANLPYVVDFENVTVPELPGCTMNVNAGAANDWETADPPSDSQGFTTNVLKYKYNSSNSANAWFFTQGLNLTAGVQYTISYQYGNNSSTYAEKLKVAYGTSPDAAAMTGSIADYPSINDGIAHTESITFTVPATGVYFFGFNAYSDPDQYNLYIDDISINNANLATSEVAAAKNNIRVYPNPFTDVLNISDVKNVKNVSVTDVTGRLVKTIGNPESTIHLRDVTQGVYLITLEMKDGSKQTIKAIKK; from the coding sequence ATGAGAAATTTTTTACTTGTTGGTTTCTTAATGGCCGGCTTTTTATCTTCTGCGCAGACTTACTGTACGCCTGCTTTTGCCAGTGGGTGTAGTGGAGGAGATGTGATAGATTCTTTTGCAATTCCGGGTGCCGGATTTGATCATCCTAATACAGGTTGTTCTACTGATGCCTATGGAGATTATACCTCTATGACGATCAACCTGAGTGCAGGTTTGAGTTATGATTTTAGTGTTAAACATGATTACAGTGATCAGAATGTCCGTATCTGGATAGATTTCAATAACGACGGAACTTTTGATGATGCCGCTCCTGAACTTGTAGCTACGGCAAGCAGTACTCTTGTAGGAGGCAATAATATTACGGCTGGACTTATAACCATTCCTGCTACCGTTACTCCAGGTACTTACAGGATGAGAGTAGGAGACAGGTTCTCCAGTGATCCTATACCTTGTAATACGGATGGGTACGGAGAAGCACATGATTATACGGTAAACATTGGTGCCCTTCCGACCTGTTTTGCGCCATCTGCTTTAACCGTATCTGCTGTTACGGCCAATTCTGCTCAGATCGGATGGACAGCTCCTTCTTCTGCGCCGGGAAGCGGTTACGAATATTATTATTCAACTTCCAGTACATATCCTACTGCTACAACAGTTGTTTCCGGATCTATCAATGGATTGACTACAAATCTGCCATCCCTTGCACCAGCCACTACCTATCATGTATGGGTACGCTCTGTATGCAGTACTTCGAACAAAAGTGCATGGTCCCAGATGGCAACATTTATGACATCATGTGTCGCTGTGGGAGTACCTTACGCGTTGGATTTCGAAAGTATAACTCCGCCTGAAATGCCGGATTGTACATCGGTGATTAATGATGGTGCTGGAAATATGTGGGAAACAGGTGATCTGGACGCCCAGGGATTTACAGGTAATGTACTTCAGTATTCTTACGATTATGCTAATAACGCCGATACCTGGTTTTTTACCAATGGAATTAACCTTACCGCAGGAACTACCTACAGAATTAAATACAAATATGCCAATGCAGAAGGAACTGTATACGCAGAAAAATTAAAAGTAGCCTATGGAACTTCAGCTACCAGTGCAGGAATGGTCAATACACTGGCGGATCACCCGGATATTGTTACCAGTACAGCAACAAGCGCTTTTGTGAACTTCACGCCAGCAGCTACAGGTGTTTATTATTTTGGATTCCAGGCGTATTCTGATGCTAATATGAATCAATTATATGTTGATGATATTAAAATTGATGTAGCACCGGCTTGTAGTGAACCTAATGCATTAGTTGTTTCAAATATTACTGCTGCAGGAGCTACCGTTTCCTGGGCAGCGGCTACTCCCGTTCCTGCAAACGGATATGATATTTATTACAGCACAACCAATACAGCACCTACAGCAACAAGCACACCTAATTTTACGGGAGTTACAGCAACTACCTATAATATTCCAGGTTTAGCATCTTCCTCTGTATATTATGTATGGGTGAGATCTGCGTGTAGCGCAACAAGCAAAAGTGCATGGAGTGATTCTGCCACATTTGCAACATTATGTTCAAGTGCAAACCTTCCTTATGTTGTAGATTTTGAAAATGTTACTGTTCCAGAACTTCCAGGTTGTACAATGAATGTTAATGCAGGGGCTGCAAATGACTGGGAAACAGCGGATCCTCCTTCTGACAGCCAGGGATTCACTACCAATGTACTGAAATATAAGTATAACTCTTCCAATTCTGCCAACGCATGGTTCTTTACACAAGGATTGAACTTAACAGCAGGGGTACAATATACAATCAGTTATCAATATGGTAATAATTCATCAACTTATGCTGAAAAACTGAAAGTAGCATATGGTACTTCGCCTGATGCGGCCGCTATGACGGGCTCTATAGCAGATTATCCTTCAATTAATGATGGAATTGCTCATACAGAATCTATAACATTTACAGTTCCTGCAACAGGGGTGTATTTCTTTGGATTTAATGCTTATTCAGATCCGGACCAGTATAATCTGTATATAGACGATATCAGTATTAACAATGCCAACCTGGCAACATCCGAAGTCGCTGCAGCGAAAAATAATATCCGGGTTTATCCTAATCCATTTACAGATGTATTGAATATCTCTGATGTGAAAAATGTGAAAAATGTATCTGTGACAGATGTTACGGGAAGATTAGTGAAAACCATTGGTAATCCCGAATCTACGATCCATTTAAGAGATGTAACGCAGGGAGTTTATCTGATAACGCTTGAAATGAAAGACGGATCTAAACAAACGATCAAAGCCATTAAAAAATAA